The genomic window CTGATGGGCGACGGCCTCGGGGCAAGGGGGCCGAGCGTCGGCCAGGGAACGCAATCGGATCATTGGCCGGTCGCCTGCTTGGACTTGAGCTTGGCCTGGGCCTCCTGGACCTGCTTGACGATGTCGGCGGGAGGCTCGGCCACCGCCTCGGCCCGGCCGTCGGCGTACAGCACAAGATACTTGCCGGGCTTGGGAATCCTGGGGTCGGCGATGAAGGCCGTCACGTCAATCAGCATCCAGGTGCCGCCGGGCACCACGTCCAGCGTCTTGCCGTTGAGCGCCGTGTTCCACGCATAGGTCAGGCCCTTCTCGCGCAACGCGTCGGGCGCAAACGGCGACACGAAGAGCTGCGGCGGCGCGCCCGGGATGAGCCGCACGATGGACTTGGGGTCCTTCAGCGGGTCGCCCTGCGGGTAGAAGGCGGCGTTCGGCAGCGCGCCCGCGATGCACTGCGTCTGGAGCAGCAGATAGATCTGCCGCAGATTGTTCAGGCCGCTCACTTCATTGGCCCTGTGGATGGCGTAGCGGAAGTTCGACTGGCTGTTCAGCCCGGACATGATGGACGTGACGGTGAGAATCTCGACCAGAGTGACGCCCACGGCCCTGCGGCGGGAACGCGGTTTGAGCATGGCCGACCTCCATTCTGCGGTGCCGCGCCCCGCCCGCTCGCGCCCCGCGGCCCCATGATCGCGCAACCACGCCAACGAGTCAAGCACCGCTCGCTGCCGCAGGCTTTGACACCGCGGGCGCGTGTTCATATAATACTGGCTGCGTAGGGCGTATTGTGCGGATTCCGGGGCGAGGAGGCGCGGGACCCCATGGTCGAGCGCACCGAGCTGGAGCATCTGGCGGCGGATCTGGGCCTGCCGCTGGCCTGCGTGGAAGGCGCGGCGCCGCTGCTGGCCGAGGGCGCCACCGTGCCTTTCCTCCTGCGTTACCGCAAGGAGCGCATCGCCGGCCTGCGCGAGGACGAGGCCTACGCCCTCGCCGCCGCCCTGCGCCAGCGCCGCGCCATCGAGCAACGCAAGGCCAAGACCCTCCAGGAGCTGGAAACCCACGGCCCGCTTCCGCAGACGGCCCGCGACGAGATTGCGGCCTGCGCCGGCCTCGCGGAGCTGGAGGACCTGCGCCAGCGGCACCGCGGCAAGCGCCGCAGCCGCGGCTTCCTCGCGCGCGAGCGCGGCCTCGAGCCTCTCGCCCAGGCCATCCTGGCCCAGACCCCCGGCGCCCCGCCCCTCGAGGAACTGGCCGCGCCCTACGTGAACCCCGACAAGGGCGTGCCCGACCCCGCGGCGGCCCTCGAGGGCGCACGCCACATCATCGTCGAGGCCGTGGCCGCCGAGCCCGCCGTGCGCCGCGCCCTGCGCCAGCTCTTCCTCGACACCGGCGTAGTGCGCGCCCGCGTGGCCGACGGCCGCGCCGGCAAGCCGAGCAAGTACGAAACCTACTACGACTTCGCCGAGCCCGTGACCCAGATCCCTCCCCACCGCGTGCAGGCCATCCGGCGCGGCGAGAAGGAGGGCTGGTTGCGCGTGAGCATCGAGGCCGACCGCGAGCGCGCGCTCCACCTGCTCCGCGAGGGCCGCATCACGGCCCCCGCCACGCCTGCCGCCACCGTGGTCGAGACCGCTCTGGCCGACGCCTACGACCGCCTGCTCGCCCCCACCCTGGCGGCCGAGCTGCGCGCGGAGCTCAAGCGCCGGGCCGACGCCGAGGCCGTGCACGTCTTCGCCGCCAACCTGCGCGGCCTGCTCCTCCAGCCCCCCGCCGGGCCGCTGCGCACCCTGGGCATCAACCCCGGCCCGCAGGGCGCCTGGGCATTCGCCATCGTGGACGAGCACGGCAAGCTCCTCCACCACGGCCTCCTCGCGCCGCGGGCGCCTCGCGCCAACGCCGGCCCCCCCGCGCCGCCCCCGGCCGACACGACCGCCGCCCTCCCGGCGCAGGCCGCCTCCGAGGCGGCCTCAGCTCCCGCGGCGCCCGGCGCCGGCCCCTCCACGCCGCCTCCAGAGGACCCCAACGCCGGCCCCGCCGCCAGCGCCGGCGTCCCCGCGCCTGCTGCCAACGTGGGCGCCCCGGCGCCTCCGGCGCCCGCTGCGGAGGCCAGCGCCCCGGCGCCCCCCGCGCCGGGGGCCACGGCGAGCGCGCCCGAGCTGCCGCCCGCGCCCGCCGCCAGCGCCGAAGAGAGCCCCGCCGGCCTGCGAGCGCTCCTCGAGCTCCACGCCGTGGCGGCCATCGCCATCGGCAACAGCGCCGCCGCCCGCGAGGCCGACCAGTTCGTGCGCGACGCCCTCAAGGGCATGGAGGGCCGCCGCGTGCTGCGCGCGCGGGTCAACGACGCCGGCGCGGCCATCTACGCCAACTCGCGCGCCGCCCGCGAGGAGTTCCCCGACCTCGATGCGCCCACACGGGCCGCCGTCAGCATCGCCCGGCGCCTTCAGGACCCGCTCGCCGAGCTGGCGCAGGTGGACCCCAAGGCCGTGGGCGTCGGACAGTACCAGCACGATGTCAACCAGCGCTCGCTTCAGGAGCACCTGCGGAACGTGGTGGAGAGCTGCGTGAACCTGGTGGGCGTGGACCTCAACCGCGCGCCGGCGCCCCTGCTGGCGCACGTGTCGGGCATCGGCCGGGCCACGGCCCGCGAGATCGTGCGCTACCGCACCGAGCACGGCCCCTTCCGCTCGCGCGCCCAGCTCAAGGAGGTGCCCGGCTTCACCGACAAGCAGTTCCAGCTCGCCGCCGGCTTCGTGCGCGTGACCGGCGGCGACCAGCCGCTCGACGCCACCGGCATCCACCCCGAGCGCTACGACCTCGTGGCCCGCATCGCCGCCGATGCCGGCACCACCCCGGCCGCACTGCTCGGGCGCCGCGACGCCATCGAGGCCATTGACTTCTCGCGCTACGCGGGCGGCGATGTGGGCGAGCCCACCCTCGCCGACATCCGCCGCGAGCTGCTGCACCCGGGCAGCGACGGGCGCGGCGTCTTCCGGCCCGTCGAGTGCCACGACAGCGTGACCTCGCTCGAGGACCTCAAGCCCGGCATGGCTCTCGAGGGCACGGTGACCAACGTCACCGCCTTCGGGGCCTTCGTGGACATCGGCCTGCCCGAGGACGGCCTGGTGCACGTGTCGCACCTGTCGCGCCGCTACGTCAAGGACCCCAGCCAGGTAGTGGCGGTGGGCCGCGTGGTGAGCGTGAAGGTGCTGTCGGTGGACCTCGAGCGGCGGCGGATCGCGCTGAGCATCAAGGACGCGCTGCCGCCTCCGCCGCCCAAGCGCAAGCCGCGTGCCGCCAAGCCCCCCACCGAGAAGAAGCCCGAGCAGAGGCAGGAGCGGCGGCCGGAAAGGAAGCCGGAGCGGAAGCCGCAGAAGGCGCCGGCCGCGCCCGCGCCGCCTAAGGCCCCCGCCGAACAGAAGCCGAAGCGCGACCCCTTCGCCAAGGCCACGCCCGAGGACATCGCCCGCCTGGTCGCCCACTTCGCGCGCCGGTGAGCGGCCCGCCCGTCACCGAAGATTCCTGAGATAGTTGTCCGCCATCAGGCCGATGTTGCGCACCGCGCGGTCGGGGTCGTTCGCCAGGGCCGCCACGGGGGAGAGCAGGGCCTTGTTCTTGTGGGCGAAGGCGTGGTCGGCGAGCAGCTTGCCGGCCGCGGCGCGGGTCTCGGGCTTCCCGTCGCCCAGCGAGGCCAGAAGCGCGGCGGCCAGGGCGTCCTTCGGGCTGTCGAGCCCGCGCTCGTAAAGGGTGCGGCGCTTGGGGTCCTTGGCGCCGCGCGCCTTCGCATAGTCGGCCGCGAGGCACTGCACGGCCGCCAGGCGGCCCTCGCCCTGCGACTTCGCGATGGCCTCGGTGAGGAGGTCCAGAGTCTCTCTCGGGTTGCGCTCGATGCGGTCGGCCACGGCCCTCACGGCGTCGGCCCGCACGTCCTTGTCGGCGTCGCCCAGGGCGGCCACCAGGGCGCGCGTGGCGCCGGGGTTGACGAACTTGTCGAGCACCTGCACGGCCACGCGGCGCACGCCGGGGTCGGGGTCGGCCAGCATGGGCGGCACAGCCTTGAGGCCCTCGGCCCGCGTGATGTAGCCGAGGGCGATGATGGACATGGCGCGCACCGAGGGGCTCGGGTCCTTGAGCCCGCTGTTGACGAGGGCGGGAATGCCCTGCCGGAAGCCGAGCCGGCCCAGGGCCAGGGCGGCCTGGCGGCGCACGCGCACGTCGGGGTCCTCGATCGCCACGGCCAGGTCGGGCAGCACCGAGAACTCGCGCAGGCGGCCGAGCGCGCCCACGGCCTTGAGCCGCACGAAGGCGTCGGGGTCCTTGGCGAGCTGCCGCAGGAAGGCGGCGGCGCGCTGGTCGCCGCACGTGCCCAGGGCCACGGCGGCGCGCCAGCGGATGTTCTTGTCGGCGTCGAAGAGGAGGAAGATCAGGTGGTCGGCGGCCTGCTGGCTCTCGAGAAAGGCGAGGGCCTCGATGGCCCGGTAGCGCACGGCCTTGGGCAGGTTGGGCGTCTGGAGCACGGTCACCAGGCTGCGGGCCGCGCGGTCGCCCCAGCCCGTGTGCCGCAGGGCCGGGGCGCCGATCTCGCGCACCTCGGGGATGTCGGTGACGCCGAAGGCCTGGATGAACGCCGCCGCGATCTCGTCGGAGAGCTTGTCGTGCGCCTTCAGGCTCTTGAGCTCGTCGGCGCGCCGCACCAGAATCGTGCTCAGCGCCTCGGCGGCGATCACCTTGAAGTCCCAGGGGTAGTAGTTGTCGTCGGCCGTGAGCACGGTGGTGAGGGCCTTGAGGGCGGTGGGCGAGCGGTCGCCCACGGCGGCCACCGAGAGGAGCGCGGCGCGCATCCGCCCCACGTGCTCGTTCTCCTCGGGCGGCTTCGCGGGCGTGGTGCCGCCGGCCAGGGGCGAGAGCAGCAGCTCCACGAGCTGCGGCTTCTGGCCCTCCTCGGTCTTCGCCAGCACCGCCTCGGCCAGGCGGCCCAGCCGCGCCTCGCACAGCTCGCGCAGCGGGACCTCGCGCTCCTTCCCGTCCACCTCCGCTGTGACGCCTTTGGCGCTCGTCCACTCGGGGTCCTTGACGTAGAGGCGATTCAGTGCATACTGGAAGGCGACCATGCCGCGCGGGTCGCCGATCTCGCCGAGCGCCCAGAGCGCGGCCGCCTTGAGGGCCATCGCCTCCTTGGGCGACTGCACGAGGGCGATCAGCTCCGGAACGGCCCGCGCCTCCTTGAAGTAAGCGAACAGCCCGATGAGCTCCACCCGCTGCTCCACCGGCTTCCCGGCGTCCTTGAGCTCGAGCATCACGCGCTTGAAGGCGTCGTCCTTCAGCGTCAGCTTGCCGCGGTCGGGCGGCACCTCGCGGTCCTCGGGCTGGGGCGGCGCGGCGCCTCCGGCCGCCCAGCCGCTCACCAGCAGCAGGCACAACGCCAGCGCGCGGCCACCCGCTCGCACGATCGCCATGACAGGTCCCCCTGGAGGATTGGCTCGATCCTGGGTTCGCGGCCCGGCGGCCGCACAGGCCCATTATAGCCCGCCGCGGCGGGCAGTCAAACCCCTTGGCCAGGAGACAACGGAATGGCTGTGAAGCCCCTCGTCGTCGGGCACAGAGGCTGGCTCCAGCGCTACCCCGAGAACACCCTCGTCAGCCTGCGCGCCGCGCTGGAGCTGGGCGTGGACGCCTTGGAGTTCGACCTCCACCTCAGCCGCGACGGCCACCTCGTGGTCATCCACGACGCCACGCTCGAGCGCACCACGGACGGCACGGGCCGCGTGGGCGAGCGCACGCTGGCCGAGCTGAAGCGGCTGGACGCCGGCGCCTGGTTCGCTCCCCGCTTCGCCGGCGAGCGCATCCCGACGCTCGAGGAGGTGCTCGGCCTCGTGCCCCCGGGCGTGGCGCTCTACGCGGAGGTGAAGGATACGCGCCCCGAGATGGCCGCGGCGCTGCTGCCCTTCGCCCAGGCGCGGGCCGACGCGATGATCGTGCACAGCTTCGGCGCCGACTTCCTCGAGGCGTTCCGCCGCCTGGCGCCGTCGGCCGTGCGCATCGGGCTTCTCGGCAACGTGACGAAGCTCGACCTGGGCGCCGCCGCGCGGCGTCTGCGGTGCTGGGGCATCCATCCCTGCATGGAGGCGCTCACCCGCGAACAGGTGGCCGCCTGGCAGGCCGAGGGCTTCCGCGTGATGTGCTGGACGGTGCGGAACGAGGCCGACGCCCGCCGCGCGCTGGACCTGGCGCCCGACGCCATCGGCGCCGACTGCCCCGACGTGCTGTTGCGCCTGATGGGCCGGGGATGAGGCGCAGCCGCGCCGTCAGGGTCTGGGCGCCGACTCCGCCGTCAGGGCGCGGGCCACAGCGCCGAGGGCGGCCTGGTCTTCCAGCGACTTCGCGAGCGCGTCGGCGCGCGTCAGCGCGGCCCGGGCCGCGGCGAACTGGCGACGCGCGGCCTCCACCCGCGCGAGGCCGAGCCACGTTTCGAAGCGGCCGGTCTCCAGCTCCGTCGAGCGGCGGTAGCACTCGGCGGCCTCGTCCAGGCGCCCCAGGTCCTCGAACGCGCGGCCGAGCGAGGCATGCGCTTCGGCCCTCTGGGGGTCGAGCTCGATGGCGCGGCGGTAGCACTCGGCGGCGCGGTGCAGCCGGCGCTGGCTGTGATGCCAGTGGCCGCAGGCCAGGTGGGCCTGGGGGTTCCGCGGGGCCAGTTCGAGCGCCCGGTCGAACTCGCGTTGGGCGCCTGCCTCGTCGCGGCGGCTGGCCGCGAAGCTGGCGAGCCGCAGGCGCACGGCGGGGTCGTCGGGGTTGCGGCGCGCGGCCTCGGCCAGCTCCTCGAGGGCCAGGGCCGTGTCGCCGTGCCAGGCATAGGCGTCGGCCAGCCGCGCGCGGGTCACGCCCGAGCTGTCGCCCAGGTCCACCGCCCGCTGATAGGCCCGCACGGCCTCGCCGAACTGGCCCGCGAGCATCAGCGCGTCGCCGAGCAGGCGGCGCGGCAGCGGGCTGTCGAGGTCCAGCTCCATCGTCTCGCGGTGCAGCGCCACGGCGCGTTCGGGCTGGCCGAGCCCCACATAGGCGTCGCCCAGGAGCGCGCGGGCCTCCATCTGGAGCGGCTCGCGCGCCACCACGCGCTCGAGCACCCGGGCGGCGGCCTCGCACTGCCCATTGCCGATCAGGGCGGCGCCGAGTCCGATCTGGCCGGCGGTGGCCTGCGGCTCGGCCTCGACGCCCCGGCGCGCCTCGGCCAGGGCTTCGGCCGCCCGGCCCGCGGCGAGCAGGCAGGCCGACAGCTCGAAGCGCAGGCTCGCACGGTGCGGCTCCTTCGCGAGCACGGCCTGGAGCAGGGCGATGGCCTCCGCCGGGCGGCCGGTCGAGCGGAGCACCCAGGCCAGGCCGCGCCGCGCGGCGAGAGTCGTCTCGGGCACCTCGGCCAGTTCGCGGAAGAGGGCCTCGGCCTCCTTCGGCTGGCCGTTCCGCGCCAGGGCGTTGGCCAGCGCCAGGCGGGCCGGCGGATAGTCGGGGAACTGCTTCACGGCGAGGCGGGCCTGGTCGAGGGCGGCCTGGTGGCGGCCCGCCTGCTGGCGCAGCGCGGCGAGGTTCACCCAGGCGGCGGGGTCGGCGGGGTCGGCCCGCAGGGCCCGTTGGTAGGCGCGCTCGGCGTCGCGGAGGCGTCCGACCGCGGCGCAGGCGGCGGCCAGGTTGTTGAGGTGGCCTGCGGGGGGCGCGCCGCGGCAGGCGCGGCGGAAGTGGGCGATGGCCTCGGCCGGGCGCCCCGCCTCGTAGGCGAGCAGCCCCAGCCCGTTGTGGGCCGCGGCCTGGCGCGGGTCGGCCTCGAGGGCGGCCTGGAACCGGCGGAGCGCCTCGTCGCGCTGCCCGCTCTCCAGGGCGCGCAGGCCCTCGTCGGCGGCGCGGGCCGCGCGCTCGCGTGCCTCGTGGCCCACGGATGGGCCGCAGCCGCACGCCGCCAGCGCCGCCACCGCGGCGCAGCGCCAGACACGGGCGAACCAGCGGGCCGGGCGCAAGAGGTTGCGGCGCACGAGGACCTTCGGCGGGCTATTTCTCGGGGTAGCGCTCGAACTTCGCCACAAGCTTCCAGAGGCCCTGGACCTCGGCGCGGTGGAAGCACTGCTCGGGGTACCAACTGTTGAGGGGGCGCAGCCGTACGACGTTGTTGGCGTCGAAGAAGACCTGGCGGAACACCCCGCCGTCGCGGGTGACCACAAAGGCCAGGTCGCCGCTGCGCGCCGGCGCGTTGGGCGAGAAGACCACCGCGTCGCCCCGGTCGAACGACGGGGTGCCGCTGTGCCGCATCGTGTTGTCGTGGACCTCGAGGGCGAAGCAGTCGCGGTCGGCGAGGCCGGGCAGCAGGATCTGGCACTTGGCCACGCCCTGGAGGAGGACTCCGGCGTCGGGCCGCGTCTCGATGCCGGCCACGAGGTCGTAGAGGGTCACGGGCACCGGCTCCTCGGGGGGAGGCGTCGGCTCCGCCTCGGGCGGCTGGGGCGGCTCGGGGGCCGGTTCCTCGGGCGGCTTCTCGGCGGCGGGTTCGGGCGGTGCGGCGGCCTCGGGGGCCGGCGCGGGCTCGGGAGCCGGGGGCGCGGACACGGCAGCCACGGCCGGTGGCGCGGCGGCGGGCGCGGCAGCCGCGGCCGGCGGCGTTGCAGGCGCGGATGCCGCGCCTGCGGCCTCGGCGGCGGCTTCGGCGGCGGCCGCCGCGTCGTCGTAGACCCGGGCGGGGGTGCCCTCGGGCCGAGGCTCGAGATGCAGCGGGTAGTGCCGCGACACCGCGGCTTCCGCCTCGCGCTTGCGCTCGTCGGGCAGCGCCCAGAACCGCTCCTCGAGCGTGCGAAGCAGGCTGATCACTTCGGCTGGCGGGTGTATCAGCCGCGCGCCCACGCGGTACGAGCTGCGGTGCGTGACCCGCTTGGACCACACGACCTCGGCCTGAACCGTCAGCGACCGGAAGATGCTCGGGATGATCACCTTGAGGTCCAGGCGCTGGCCGATGTCGTAGAGGTCTTCGCTGACGAACTGGAGGCCGCCGACCGACACGTCCACGAGGGGGGCCACCTTCGGCGCGCCGCCCAGGAACGACAGGGCGCTGTGCTTGCGGTACTCGACCGTGCAATCCTCGACCACGAATCGCCGGTGCCGCCTGCCACGGATCGCCATAGCCTCTGCCCTCGTTAGCGGCCGCGGTGACGCCGTTCCGCCTCATTCCTTCACATTGTAGTGTGGCCCGGGGCGAGTGTCAATAGCCGCTCACGGAATCTGCGGCCAGCGCAGGTAGATCGTGATCTCCCCAGTGTGCTGGGAAGAACTACTAGGAGCCTTGCTTCTTCACCTTTCTCACCCCTGCGCGCCGTCACCTTCTCTTTCTCGCCCCTGCGCTCCGCGTGGGGGCGATGAACCGGACGCTCCTGCGTCCAACCCCAACCTCA from Planctomycetota bacterium includes these protein-coding regions:
- a CDS encoding Tex-like N-terminal domain-containing protein; this encodes MVERTELEHLAADLGLPLACVEGAAPLLAEGATVPFLLRYRKERIAGLREDEAYALAAALRQRRAIEQRKAKTLQELETHGPLPQTARDEIAACAGLAELEDLRQRHRGKRRSRGFLARERGLEPLAQAILAQTPGAPPLEELAAPYVNPDKGVPDPAAALEGARHIIVEAVAAEPAVRRALRQLFLDTGVVRARVADGRAGKPSKYETYYDFAEPVTQIPPHRVQAIRRGEKEGWLRVSIEADRERALHLLREGRITAPATPAATVVETALADAYDRLLAPTLAAELRAELKRRADAEAVHVFAANLRGLLLQPPAGPLRTLGINPGPQGAWAFAIVDEHGKLLHHGLLAPRAPRANAGPPAPPPADTTAALPAQAASEAASAPAAPGAGPSTPPPEDPNAGPAASAGVPAPAANVGAPAPPAPAAEASAPAPPAPGATASAPELPPAPAASAEESPAGLRALLELHAVAAIAIGNSAAAREADQFVRDALKGMEGRRVLRARVNDAGAAIYANSRAAREEFPDLDAPTRAAVSIARRLQDPLAELAQVDPKAVGVGQYQHDVNQRSLQEHLRNVVESCVNLVGVDLNRAPAPLLAHVSGIGRATAREIVRYRTEHGPFRSRAQLKEVPGFTDKQFQLAAGFVRVTGGDQPLDATGIHPERYDLVARIAADAGTTPAALLGRRDAIEAIDFSRYAGGDVGEPTLADIRRELLHPGSDGRGVFRPVECHDSVTSLEDLKPGMALEGTVTNVTAFGAFVDIGLPEDGLVHVSHLSRRYVKDPSQVVAVGRVVSVKVLSVDLERRRIALSIKDALPPPPPKRKPRAAKPPTEKKPEQRQERRPERKPERKPQKAPAAPAPPKAPAEQKPKRDPFAKATPEDIARLVAHFARR
- a CDS encoding HEAT repeat domain-containing protein, with translation MAIVRAGGRALALCLLLVSGWAAGGAAPPQPEDREVPPDRGKLTLKDDAFKRVMLELKDAGKPVEQRVELIGLFAYFKEARAVPELIALVQSPKEAMALKAAALWALGEIGDPRGMVAFQYALNRLYVKDPEWTSAKGVTAEVDGKEREVPLRELCEARLGRLAEAVLAKTEEGQKPQLVELLLSPLAGGTTPAKPPEENEHVGRMRAALLSVAAVGDRSPTALKALTTVLTADDNYYPWDFKVIAAEALSTILVRRADELKSLKAHDKLSDEIAAAFIQAFGVTDIPEVREIGAPALRHTGWGDRAARSLVTVLQTPNLPKAVRYRAIEALAFLESQQAADHLIFLLFDADKNIRWRAAVALGTCGDQRAAAFLRQLAKDPDAFVRLKAVGALGRLREFSVLPDLAVAIEDPDVRVRRQAALALGRLGFRQGIPALVNSGLKDPSPSVRAMSIIALGYITRAEGLKAVPPMLADPDPGVRRVAVQVLDKFVNPGATRALVAALGDADKDVRADAVRAVADRIERNPRETLDLLTEAIAKSQGEGRLAAVQCLAADYAKARGAKDPKRRTLYERGLDSPKDALAAALLASLGDGKPETRAAAGKLLADHAFAHKNKALLSPVAALANDPDRAVRNIGLMADNYLRNLR
- a CDS encoding glycerophosphodiester phosphodiesterase family protein, giving the protein MAVKPLVVGHRGWLQRYPENTLVSLRAALELGVDALEFDLHLSRDGHLVVIHDATLERTTDGTGRVGERTLAELKRLDAGAWFAPRFAGERIPTLEEVLGLVPPGVALYAEVKDTRPEMAAALLPFAQARADAMIVHSFGADFLEAFRRLAPSAVRIGLLGNVTKLDLGAAARRLRCWGIHPCMEALTREQVAAWQAEGFRVMCWTVRNEADARRALDLAPDAIGADCPDVLLRLMGRG
- a CDS encoding tetratricopeptide repeat protein, translated to MRRNLLRPARWFARVWRCAAVAALAACGCGPSVGHEARERAARAADEGLRALESGQRDEALRRFQAALEADPRQAAAHNGLGLLAYEAGRPAEAIAHFRRACRGAPPAGHLNNLAAACAAVGRLRDAERAYQRALRADPADPAAWVNLAALRQQAGRHQAALDQARLAVKQFPDYPPARLALANALARNGQPKEAEALFRELAEVPETTLAARRGLAWVLRSTGRPAEAIALLQAVLAKEPHRASLRFELSACLLAAGRAAEALAEARRGVEAEPQATAGQIGLGAALIGNGQCEAAARVLERVVAREPLQMEARALLGDAYVGLGQPERAVALHRETMELDLDSPLPRRLLGDALMLAGQFGEAVRAYQRAVDLGDSSGVTRARLADAYAWHGDTALALEELAEAARRNPDDPAVRLRLASFAASRRDEAGAQREFDRALELAPRNPQAHLACGHWHHSQRRLHRAAECYRRAIELDPQRAEAHASLGRAFEDLGRLDEAAECYRRSTELETGRFETWLGLARVEAARRQFAAARAALTRADALAKSLEDQAALGAVARALTAESAPRP
- a CDS encoding PilZ domain-containing protein, which codes for MAIRGRRHRRFVVEDCTVEYRKHSALSFLGGAPKVAPLVDVSVGGLQFVSEDLYDIGQRLDLKVIIPSIFRSLTVQAEVVWSKRVTHRSSYRVGARLIHPPAEVISLLRTLEERFWALPDERKREAEAAVSRHYPLHLEPRPEGTPARVYDDAAAAAEAAAEAAGAASAPATPPAAAAAPAAAPPAVAAVSAPPAPEPAPAPEAAAPPEPAAEKPPEEPAPEPPQPPEAEPTPPPEEPVPVTLYDLVAGIETRPDAGVLLQGVAKCQILLPGLADRDCFALEVHDNTMRHSGTPSFDRGDAVVFSPNAPARSGDLAFVVTRDGGVFRQVFFDANNVVRLRPLNSWYPEQCFHRAEVQGLWKLVAKFERYPEK